The DNA region TTTAAATAAAATAGAACTATGGAAAATTATACACTATCTCCAGATAAAATTGATAAATTATTTCGTTTTTGCGAAAAACATGGAATCAAATACTATGATGTGCAAGTAGAGTTGGTTGATCATTTGGCTAGTGCGATAGAAACTGCAATGTCGGATCATCCCAATTTATCATTTGACGATTGTTTGCAAAAAGAATATAAAGGGTTTGGTGCTACCGGATTTGCAAAACTTCTTTCTGAAAAGAAAAAAAGTATAGAAAGAAATATTAGAAAAAAGCGAATAGAGGTTTTAAAGAAAAGTATCACCCCTCCAATGTTATTTATAACATTAGGCGTTCTCTTTTTGCCTATATATTTGATTTACCATAAAGAGATTTCCATAATGAAAAAATTAAATATGCTATGCTTAATCCTAGACGTTTTTGTTGGAATATATTGGACAACTCAAATAACAATTTTTCAAAGGCAAAGAAATAAAACTAGATCAGGGTTGGAGCGTTTAAAAATAATGATGGAAGATATTCCACAAATATGGCAAGCAAGTATTTTAGTTATTACAATTTTCAATAATTTACAAGGATTAATACAATTTATAAGTTATCAAAATGGCAATGGAAACTTTTATTTGATATCCTCCTATTTAGTGCTTAATACAATGAGTAGTTTATTGCTAACTCTTTTTTTTAAAGAAAATGCCATACTACATGAATATACTAAAAGGAATTATCCTAATGCATTTAGTAAATAACAAAAGCGCGGTAAATAGATTTTATTTACCGCGCTTTTGTTATTTACAATTACTTTAAAAGTTAAGAAACTGGATCAGATATTTTCCTCCATCACCACCGCCAAAAGCAGACGCAATTTGTTTTATCGTTGCTTGGAATTCTTTTTCGTTTACTGTTTTTATTTTTTTATTGATCTTCGAATCATCAACTACTAATGGTGTAGTGGAAGGAGTAACTGTAGTTGCAAACCACGTACTGTGTAAATAGGGTAAAGATAAACCTAGTATCATCCCTGGAAGACCATGAAATGACTCTGGTCCCATGGATGGTACAATTTGAGGTGTGTAAAAAGCAACAACATATACCGAATCGTGAATTAAACCATTGGCACGACGACATTCAAATCCTGCAATATCACGCGTCTCATCCATAATACGCCATCTAATAGGTTCAATGGAATCTGAAATATTTAAAGTGGTATTAAAAATACCTTTTGTACTTAACCTTTTTTGGTCACTATAATTTGTAAACACAGAATTATCTTGCCCTGGCATATTAAACATTCTATCAAATTCCTGGTGTGTATCTGGTTGGGGATCAGATGGAGTATAGTAACTCGCTGTCGAATTAAAATTCATGACATAGTCTGTTACTTGGAACGGTTTGTATTTTCCATTGAACATTTGCATGATTTGTTCGGACTGATTTTTCATCATTGGTGTCAGTTCCACAAACTCTTGGACAGTTTTTTGAATTTGTGTACGTCGTTCAAATACTATTTTACCAGAGGTGATAAATCTGGCATTTTGACTAAAACCTTGAGATGCAAAGCCTATTAATACAAGGGTTATTATTATATATTTTTTCATTACTAATAATGTTTTGAGATTAGTTTTTAGAAGCAGTAGCCATTCCGGTTTTGAAATTCCAAATTACAGAAAACAAGAAATATCTTCTAATTGTAGAGTTGAGTACTTGATAGATTTGGTTTCCAGAATTGGTTCTTTGCAAATTGACATTTTTATTAAACAAGTCATTTACGCCTGCACGCAACACCAATCCTTCATTTTCAAAGAAAGTTTTTGATAATGATGCATTAAATAAGCCAATCGTATAAGCAGAACTAAAGGATTGGGATTTGCCATAATAATTGAAATTATAGTCCACGTCTAATTTTAAAGATTTAGTCAAATAAACATTTCCATTTGGATTCAAATTATAAGAAAAATAGTTATTGTCTAAGTTTGATTGAACGCTCGTTTTATTTTGATTGTAAGTTACCGTACCGTCAAATGATAGGAAGTATTTTTTTTCTTTATCCATATTCATATATATCCCAACGCTAGACGTACGCGTAATTGAATTATTTCTTGCATTGTTGATAAAGTTAACAACACGATTTTGTCCAAAATTCAAATTTGGCCGAATTTGCAAATCATTCAAACTTTTAACTTTGGCAAAATAACCTGCAAAGACACTTAAATTATAGTTGCCATTAGCATTTATATATTGATACGTCGTTTT from Rhizosphaericola mali includes:
- a CDS encoding GLPGLI family protein, which produces MKKYIIITLVLIGFASQGFSQNARFITSGKIVFERRTQIQKTVQEFVELTPMMKNQSEQIMQMFNGKYKPFQVTDYVMNFNSTASYYTPSDPQPDTHQEFDRMFNMPGQDNSVFTNYSDQKRLSTKGIFNTTLNISDSIEPIRWRIMDETRDIAGFECRRANGLIHDSVYVVAFYTPQIVPSMGPESFHGLPGMILGLSLPYLHSTWFATTVTPSTTPLVVDDSKINKKIKTVNEKEFQATIKQIASAFGGGDGGKYLIQFLNF